GAGAACCACGTAAACATGCAACAGTTCATGTGAAAGATACAACAACTACGATGACACATGCAACATGGATGTCAAACATAAAACGgatgagaaaatttttattttttggctttATTCAAGACGTGCAACAATTCAAGTGAAAcatgcaacatctgaggttcAACATgcaatataaaatttacatatgaAAAAGTCACATGAAACATACAACAATTGAAGTCAAACATACAAAAACTGATATTAAATATGAGATCTACATAAACATGCAATAGTTCATGTAAAAAATGTAACAATTGAGGTCAAACATACAACACATACGTTAAACATAAAATGGGCCGGAAAAAAGGTTTTTAAGTGTTTAGAATAATCAAGTTAagataagtaataaaatatatgaaaattttaatgttaaatatgaaacaccacatgtaaatatatgaaacaaatatttatttttattatataatttttttcttgattatgATAAGATTatatctttctttcattttctatttatttattattattaatattttttacaattttttaattaacatattattttaatttaatattttgaatttaaaaaagaaaaagatgcaAGTGGTTAAGAAACCGGTTGCATTTGGCAGCCAAACACAGCCAGGCATCCTTAGTGAGTTAATGTTTTgtaagttttatattttatttcctatagatatacttatttatttattttaccttccttcaatttataagttttatgttgttttactaaattttttgttttgtttataattttatacgCCAACTTATTAACATCATTTTACATTGtcattgtaataattaaaaaaaagaaaagaaaagtagtTTCACTTTAGTTGAAGTATTTTGCCCATTTTGTCGTTCCTTCGCGCGAAAAATTTCGGTTTCTGTACAGGCAAGAGCAGCGGCTCCGAACGACACTCACACTTTCGCATCCACGTGTATGATCAGTTCGCGCAATTTCTTTACCCTCAAAAGCGTTgaccaagaaaaaagaagaaagtcaACAACTCTTTTCTGCAGTCTACGTCGTGTACGCTGGTAAAGAATACTGGAAGAATTATTAAACACAAAATATGTTCAGTTTTCTCTGCTTTCCTCTTTGacttttgagttaaaaataaaagtaaataaactaaaacaaaaaaggaaaaaataaagtaaaaattatttaaaatatttaagtagagaaaaaagtattataaggtCACTCTTTAGTCGAAATTGTATTTGTTTCATgtgttctttttcttaattagttATATGTTGTAAGCTATTGAAATATTTGGCAAtgcttcatttttattttttctttatcattGGTTTTGCTTCATACGTCTTGAATTATTGAAACCATCGGTTAAGCTTCATGGGCTTGTGATGCTTGTGCTTATGCTTGGTGGGTTAAAATGATATAATCGGTAATGATTCATGAATTTGTGAGGTTAGTGAAGTTGAttcttgccttttttttttccttctctatTTCGGTTTATAgattagtttttattattttgttggttTGTCGAACTAGGGTTATTGGTTTTGAGTTGAAGGGTTTTaacaagatggagagagagGCTGTAATGCAAAGGAAGAAAAGTTCATGTTATCTATGCTTGAAAGGAAATTGGTTCACTGAGAAGGAGGTATGCATTGTTTGTGATGCAAAGTATTGTTCGAACTGTGTGCTGAGGGCAATGGGGTCAATGCCAGAAGGAAGAAAATGTGTTACTTGCACCGGTTTCAGGGTAGATGATTCTAAGAGAGGAACCCTGGGGAAATGTTCTCGGATGCTCAAGAGGATGCTGACTGAGATGGAAGTTAAACAGATCATGAGATCTGAATTATCATGCAATGCTAATCAGTTGATTCCGGAGCGTGTTTTTGTGAATGGTGAACTTCTTTCTCAGAAACAGCTTCTTATAGTGCGGAGCTGCCCAAACCCTCCAAAAAAGCTGAATCCAGGATACTATTGGTATGATAAAGTATCTGGTTATTGGGGAAAGGTAAAAAACCAGAATACTACtggtattatttaattttattttttcagtacTTGAGTTCCACTGCACCATGATCAATCAATATTCTGGCTTGACTGAGCAGATAGGACAGAGGCCTTGCCAGATTATAACCCCCCATCTGAGAGTTGGGGGTCAGCTGATGAGAAATGCTAGCAATGGAAATACAAGCGTCTTGATTAATAATCGGGAGATTACTAAAAGAGAGCTCTGCATGTTTCAGGTCGTTATTCTGGACGaatttgtgctcttttaaggGCAACTTTTCCAAAATTATGATCTGTATTGTTCTGTTGAATACTGCAGTTATCAGGAATGCAATGCGAAGGACAACCTTCCTTTTGGTTGAGTGCAGATGGTTCCTATCAGGAAGAGggaatgaaatatataaaggGGTGTATATGGGACAAGGTATTTCTGTTGTGTATTGGCTTTCTAATTTAACTGCTTTTCATCTGATTATTGATTACTGTATATGTACTTTACAGAGTAGAATCAAGCTATTTTGTTCTCTCTTGTCTTTGCCAACCCCTCCTGATTCTGTGAATGGTGTTAACTGCTGCGAGAAGAAAATACTTTGCAAACTTCTTCTACTTGGTGAACAAAATTCCGGCACAAGTACCATATATAAACAAGTAAGAATTATTGGAACCTGTAAGAGAATAAATCGACTTACACTCCTACTATTCTTCATGTTTCATATTACATGTATTACTAATCTGACTGTGATGATTAATAGATGGCTTATTTTGTATCTTGTTATGCTACTGTATGTTGTTGTTTAGCTCCTTGTCTTACCATTTGTAGAACTtaaagattttgaagaaaGTTGCTACAAAACGTgctatttgattaaaaaaaaaaaaatttaacgtATGAAGTGAACTTGTTCACAAAGATGACATATTATGTTATCTCACTACAAGCTTTTGAGTTCATTATGTGAGTAATTAAATTGACAACATTAACTAGAAGTATAATTGATAGTTTAATTATTGGAACCTGTAAGAGAATAAATCGACTTACACTCCTACTATTCTTCATGTTTCATATTACATGTATTACTAATCTGACTGTGATGATTAATAGATGGCTTATTTTGTATCTTGTTATGCTACTGTACGTTGTTGTTTAGCTCCTTGTCTTACCATTTGTAGAACTtaaagattttgaagaaaGTTGCTACAAAACGTgctatttcattaaaaaaaaaaaaatttaacgtATGAAGTGAACTTGTTCACAAAGATGACATAATATGTTATCTCACTACAAGCTTTTGAGTTCATTATGTGAGTAATTAAATTGACAACATTAACTAGAAGTATAATTGATAGTTTAATTGCATTTCGGTATGTGGGTTTTAATCGAACATACAAAATGACATACAAGGTCATCTTAAACGCTTAAAGTATGGTATAAGAAATTCATTCTACTTTATTGGTGTATGCTGTGTTCTATAACTTTCTGGGAACTTTCATGCCTTTCTAGATCAtgttgagttttttttatttgtaattcttCATTAAGGTCTTAAGACTGCAAAGAATCTCAATGTTGCTTCCATTGTGAATTGAACATCAAATTCGGTTCTTTCTTGTGGTCTTTAATCTAAGtcctttatcattttcttgcaCATCCCTTTTGTtacatttctctttttctgCCCTTTTAGTCATTGATACAAAGATACATGATGAAAGAAATGATTGTTTCAGGCTAAACTTCTGTTTAAGGTTCCGTTCTCTGAAGATGAGCGTCGAAATATTAAGTTCACTATCCTAAGAAATTTGTACCGCTATATTGGTATTCTGCTTGAGGGTCGTGAGcgatttgaagaagaaagtttGTCCGGAAAGGGGAAAAGACAGGTTATTGATGAGCCAGGTTCTTCAGGTAATATAGAGAGTACACTTAATTATGTTTTCTACAGTTCTTGAATGATATGTTGTTTTTTCAATGTTCTATGAGAGCTTGTTTGGAGCATGaatattatgaataaaaatatgtctCACTGATATTTGCTGTTCTGAGTTATCTCTAGTAGATATTGAACATCTATGACTTTTCCTGTTAAGTCTGACTTGTCAAATGCCACGTTCTGTGTTATATATAACGTACGAGTGCATTTTACTTTTGGCTTAATTTGTAAGGCTCTTCAATgctattaattgtaaaatgaaatgttaGGACGAAGTTCATCATATTGACAATTAACCCTGAGTGCGGAAGGGACAATTATTATGTCCAACATTTTGTTCGTTTCTGAGCATATAATAACCTTGCTctcattgaaatttaaaaatattttttattccctATCTTCACTATTTTCTTGCTAGGGACCAGATTGTGGCTTGTTGTTTGGAGTTCATAAGCTCTTAGATCTTGAGGCCAACTAATACTTTCTTGTAACTGTAACCAGAGCCATCAGCACAGAAGCCTCAAGTTTCTTCAAAATGGGTTTTTAACATTGTTAGCTATTTAAAAGCTTTGGTAAAATAACATTACGTAGCTTGTGGAGACACTCAGTGCTTCTTGGTGGTTGGAAAACTTctgcaaaataattatcaatttcttttgcCAGACTAAGGGATATTCAGAGTGATGAcatttaataattcttttagtaattTGGAGGAGTCTGAATTTATTCTGTTACAACAATAATGCAGGGCAGATTGATGATAAAACAATGTATACCCTTAGTCCAAGACTGAAAGCTTTCTCTGATCGGCTTCTCAAAGTCATGGCTAGTAACTTGGAAGCCATTTTCCCATATGGTACCAGTGAATATGCTCCTTTTATTGAGGAGTTGTGGAGGGATCCAAGCTTCCAATCCACATACAACCGGAGAAATGAATTAGATTCACTTCCCAGAGTTGCTTCTTATTTCCTGGAACGGGTTAGGTCACCCTCTCTGGTTGTTGTTTGCCAATTATTTCAACATTATTTGTTGGTTTATTTATAGATGTagcctttttttctttttccctctGATCCATATTCAATAGAatcttgattgtttatttcattttcctgATCTTTTCCGGTGATCTCAATCTCATCCTCTATTCCCCAGAGAggttatatatgtatgtatattctcattttatttcagATAGCATACACCATAAGGATTTGATGAAGCTAAAGTGAAAggcattctgaaattgaaccACTAGTTCTCTTTCTGTATTGTTGTGACATGTAACATATTGTTTGCGAATTGCTACTTTCCGATATTAACATCAGCTTCCCTCTCAGGTTGTTGTGATTTCACAGCCAGACTATGAGCCCTCAGATATGGATATCTTGTATGCTGAGGGAATTACATCGACCAATGGTCTTTCTTGTATGGAATATTCATTTCCAGAGTCAACACAAAACAGCTCCATTGACTCTTCTAATCAGAATGACCCCTTGGTCAGGTTACTTTCTAATCCGTGCTTTAAAGTTACTTTCTATAAGTTAAAAGTGCTTTGCACTATGCCGGATTTTGCTATTGCTGTAGTAAGTACCTCTGTCAGATTTAGATTTAGTGATGGATCCTTGACATAGGTTGCATAAAAGTGGGGCACATGATTGTTTCACCATTCTTACAATGTTAGTCTCTCTAACAGTGGTGCGAGTTTCATGAACAAAATTGTTCACAAAACTAACCCAGTTCTTGTTTATAATTGCAGGTATCAGCTCATTAGAGTGGATCCAAAATGCCTTGTGGAGAACTACGAGTGGCTAGAAATGTTTGAAGATGTTGACCTAGTCCTCTTTTGTGTTTCCTTGACCTGCTACGATGAATTTTTTGAAGATAGTAGAGGATTTCTCACCAACAAGATGTTGGCAAGCAAGCAGCTCTTCGAAAACATTGTGATTCATCCAACCTTCGATCTAAAGAACTTTCTTCTGATACTCAACAAGTATAATATGCTCGAGGAAAAGATTGAACAAGTTCCTCTCACTGAATGTGATTGGTTTTGTGACTTTAATCCGGTGATCAACATGTCGCTGGCTCAATATGCTTCCCACTACGTCGCACTGAAGTTCAAGACATTGTTTAATTCTCTAACTGGATGTGAGTTGTTTGTTTCAATAGTTAATGCCTTGGAGCCTGAGACTGTAGATGAAGCTCTTAGATATGCCCCGGTTGCCTGTgccct
This window of the Citrus sinensis cultivar Valencia sweet orange chromosome 8, DVS_A1.0, whole genome shotgun sequence genome carries:
- the LOC102629085 gene encoding extra-large guanine nucleotide-binding protein 1-like isoform X3 codes for the protein MEREAVMQRKKSSCYLCLKGNWFTEKEVCIVCDAKYCSNCVLRAMGSMPEGRKCVTCTGFRVDDSKRGTLGKCSRMLKRMLTEMEVKQIMRSELSCNANQLIPERVFVNGELLSQKQLLIVRSCPNPPKKLNPGYYWYDKVSGYWGKIGQRPCQIITPHLRVGGQLMRNASNGNTSVLINNREITKRELCMFQLSGMQCEGQPSFWLSADGSYQEEGMKYIKGCIWDKSRIKLFCSLLSLPTPPDSVNGVNCCEKKILCKLLLLGEQNSGTSTIYKQAKLLFKVPFSEDERRNIKFTILRNLYRYIGILLEGRERFEEESLSGKGKRQVIDEPGSSGQIDDKTMYTLSPRLKAFSDRLLKVMASNLEAIFPYGTSEYAPFIEELWRDPSFQSTYNRRNELDSLPRVASYFLERVVVISQPDYEPSDMDILYAEGITSTNGLSCMEYSFPESTQNSSIDSSNQNDPLVRYQLIRVDPKCLVENYEWLEMFEDVDLVLFCVSLTCYDEFFEDSRGFLTNKMLASKQLFENIVIHPTFDLKNFLLILNKYNMLEEKIEQVPLTECDWFCDFNPVINMSLAQYASHYVALKFKTLFNSLTGCELFVSIVNALEPETVDEALRYAPVACALIN
- the LOC102629085 gene encoding extra-large guanine nucleotide-binding protein 1-like isoform X1; translation: MIHEFVRLVKLILAFFFSFSISVYRLVFIILLVCRTRVIGFELKGFNKMEREAVMQRKKSSCYLCLKGNWFTEKEVCIVCDAKYCSNCVLRAMGSMPEGRKCVTCTGFRVDDSKRGTLGKCSRMLKRMLTEMEVKQIMRSELSCNANQLIPERVFVNGELLSQKQLLIVRSCPNPPKKLNPGYYWYDKVSGYWGKIGQRPCQIITPHLRVGGQLMRNASNGNTSVLINNREITKRELCMFQLSGMQCEGQPSFWLSADGSYQEEGMKYIKGCIWDKSRIKLFCSLLSLPTPPDSVNGVNCCEKKILCKLLLLGEQNSGTSTIYKQAKLLFKVPFSEDERRNIKFTILRNLYRYIGILLEGRERFEEESLSGKGKRQVIDEPGSSGQIDDKTMYTLSPRLKAFSDRLLKVMASNLEAIFPYGTSEYAPFIEELWRDPSFQSTYNRRNELDSLPRVASYFLERVVVISQPDYEPSDMDILYAEGITSTNGLSCMEYSFPESTQNSSIDSSNQNDPLVRYQLIRVDPKCLVENYEWLEMFEDVDLVLFCVSLTCYDEFFEDSRGFLTNKMLASKQLFENIVIHPTFDLKNFLLILNKYNMLEEKIEQVPLTECDWFCDFNPVINMSLAQYASHYVALKFKTLFNSLTGCELFVSIVNALEPETVDEALRYAPVACALIN
- the LOC102629085 gene encoding extra-large guanine nucleotide-binding protein 1-like isoform X2; this translates as MIHEFVRVIGFELKGFNKMEREAVMQRKKSSCYLCLKGNWFTEKEVCIVCDAKYCSNCVLRAMGSMPEGRKCVTCTGFRVDDSKRGTLGKCSRMLKRMLTEMEVKQIMRSELSCNANQLIPERVFVNGELLSQKQLLIVRSCPNPPKKLNPGYYWYDKVSGYWGKIGQRPCQIITPHLRVGGQLMRNASNGNTSVLINNREITKRELCMFQLSGMQCEGQPSFWLSADGSYQEEGMKYIKGCIWDKSRIKLFCSLLSLPTPPDSVNGVNCCEKKILCKLLLLGEQNSGTSTIYKQAKLLFKVPFSEDERRNIKFTILRNLYRYIGILLEGRERFEEESLSGKGKRQVIDEPGSSGQIDDKTMYTLSPRLKAFSDRLLKVMASNLEAIFPYGTSEYAPFIEELWRDPSFQSTYNRRNELDSLPRVASYFLERVVVISQPDYEPSDMDILYAEGITSTNGLSCMEYSFPESTQNSSIDSSNQNDPLVRYQLIRVDPKCLVENYEWLEMFEDVDLVLFCVSLTCYDEFFEDSRGFLTNKMLASKQLFENIVIHPTFDLKNFLLILNKYNMLEEKIEQVPLTECDWFCDFNPVINMSLAQYASHYVALKFKTLFNSLTGCELFVSIVNALEPETVDEALRYAPVACALIN
- the LOC102629085 gene encoding extra-large guanine nucleotide-binding protein 1-like isoform X4, whose amino-acid sequence is MIHEFVRLVKLILAFFFSFSISVYRLVFIILLVCRTRVIGFELKGFNKMEREAVMQRKKSSCYLCLKGNWFTEKEVCIVCDAKYCSNCVLRAMGSMPEGRKCVTCTGFRVDDSKRGTLGKCSRMLKRMLTEMEVKQIMRSELSCNANQLIPERVFVNGELLSQKQLLIVRSCPNPPKKLNPGYYWYDKVSGYWGKIGQRPCQIITPHLRVGGQLMRNASNGNTSVLINNREITKRELCMFQLSGMQCEGQPSFWLSADGSYQEEGMKYIKGCIWDKSRIKLFCSLLSLPTPPDSVNGVNCCEKKILCKLLLLGEQNSGTSTIYKQAKLLFKVPFSEDERRNIKFTILRNLYRYIGILLEGRERFEEESLSGKGKRQVIDEPGSSGQIDDKTMYTLSPRLKAFSDRLLKVMASNLEAIFPYGTSEYAPFIEELWRDPSFQSTYNRRNELDSLPRVASYFLERVVVISQPDYEPSDMDILYAEGITSTNGLSCMEYSFPESTQNSSIDSSNQNDPLVSAH